From the Carya illinoinensis cultivar Pawnee chromosome 4, C.illinoinensisPawnee_v1, whole genome shotgun sequence genome, one window contains:
- the LOC122307196 gene encoding protein LPA2, with product MALRIHSVSSFANKSYSHLPRTLLFQSPTIRKLNVKSQNPSETQKPTTNVDETSSVATPPKKNSPAGLGFGSSASSSPSSKPNVSTVSTSKKKQKSKRERASIIRRSPIEKPAFVTQEDKVEAKEENRNESAFLLTWLGLGGIILVEGILLAASGFLPEEWDKFFVKYLYPSFTPTVFFFVAGTVAYGVSKYLQNDKPKDEK from the exons TATTCTCATCTTCCTCGCACACTGCTTTTCCAATCCCCCACCATACGCAAACTCAATGTCAAGTCCCAGAACCCCTCAGAAACCCAAAAGCCCACCACCAACGTCGATGAGACCTCCTCTGTGGCaaccccaccaaaaaaaaacagCCCCGCCGGGCTGGGTTTTGGGTCTTCTGCATCGTCATCACCTTCGAGTAAACCAAATGTGAGCACGGTGAGTACCAGTAAGAAAAAACAGAAGAGTAAAAGAGAGAGGGCCTCGATAATTAGGCGGTCGCCGATCGAGAAACCAGCTTTTGTGACCCAGGAAGATAAGGTTGAGGCGAAGGAGGAGAACAGAAATGAAAGTGCCTTTCTTCTCACTTGGTTGGGGCTCGGCGGCATTATTCTTGTCGAGGGCATTCTTCTCGCGGCATCAG GCTTCCTTCCAGAAGAGTGGGATAAATTCTTTGTGAAGTATTTATACCCATCCTTTACACCAACGGTCTTCTTTTTTGTTGCTGGAACAGTTGCTTATGGAGTGTCCAAGTACCTGCAGAATGACAAACCTaaagatgagaaatga
- the LOC122307657 gene encoding 40S ribosomal protein S13 encodes MGRMHSRGKGISASALPYKRTPPSWLKISFQDVEENICKFAKKGLTPSQIGVILRDSHGIAQVKSVTGSKILRILKAHGLAPEIPEDLYHLIKKAVSIRKHLERNRKDKDSKFRLILVESRIHRLARYYKKTKKLPPVWKYESTTASTLVA; translated from the exons ATGGGTCGTATGCATAGTCGTgg TAAGGGTATCTCGGCCTCAGCTCTGCCCTACAAGAGAACTCCGCCGAGTTGGCTTAAGATCTCTTTTCAAGAT GTTGAGGAGAACATTTGCAAGTTTGCGAAGAAGGGTCTGACGCCGTCCCAGATTGGTGTGATTCTTCGTGACTCTCATGGTATCGCTCAGGTCAAGAGCGTTACTGGAAGCAAGATCTTGCGTATTCTCAAGGCTCATG GTCTTGCACCTGAAATTCCGGAGGATCTGTATCATCTTATCAAGAAGGCAGTGTCCATCCGTAAGCATCTGGAGAGAAACAGGAAGGATAAGGATTCAAAGTTCAGGTTGATTCTTGTTGAGAGCAGGATTCACAGGCTCGCTCGGTACTACAAAAAGACAAAGAAGCTTCCACCTGTATGGAAATA TGAGTCCACCACTGCTAGCACTCTTGTTGCCTAA
- the LOC122308518 gene encoding probable leucine-rich repeat receptor-like protein kinase At5g63930 — protein MGFTAFLFYVIFLLTSPTWVCANPELTALMDIKADLDPWSQYLSSWTIDGNPCDSSFEGVACNERGQVANISLQGKGLSGKISPAIAGLRHLTGLYLHYNSLYGELPREIANLTWLSDLYLNVNNLSGEIPPEVGNIAGLQVLQLCYNQFTGSIPTQLGSLKKLSVLALQYNKLTGAIPASLGDLGMLMRIDLRSNHLFGSIPTKLANAPLLEVLDIRNNTLSGNVPPALKRLNDGFLYQNNLGLCGIGFSSLKACNASDHLNPSRSEPYGPGATNLPTREKPETANVQLHCNHTRCSNPSKSQRSSVAVGVLIVVTIALLAIGILIFIHYRRQKQKLGTTYDTSANRLSTEQVKGVYRRNGSPLISLEYSNGWDPLANGRHFGGLVQEVFQSFRFNLEEVESATQYFSEGNLLHKSNFSATYKGVLRDGSVVAIKSISKTSCKSEEAEFLKGLNILTSLRHDNLVRLRGFCCSRGRGECFLVYDFVPNGSLLHYIDAKDDSHVLEWSTRVSIMKGIAKGIAYLHSYKVNKPALVHQNISAEHVLIDQRFNPLLSDSGLHNLLTNDVVFSALKTSAAMGYLAPEYTSTGKFTEKSDVYAFGVLVFQVLSGKRKVTSSIRLGAESCRLQDFIDPNLHGRFFEYEATKLARIALLCTLESPIERPSMEAVVQELGNCSSCL, from the exons ATGGGTTTCACTGCGTTTCTATTCTATGTCATCTTTTTGTTAACGAGCCCAACATGGGTCTGTGCAAATCCAGAGCTCACAGCACTCATGGACATTAAGGCGGATTTGGACCCGTGGAGCCAGTACTTATCTTCATGGACCATCGATGGTAACCCATGTGACAGTTCCTTCGAAGGTGTTGCCTGCAATGAGAGAGGTCAAGTGGCGAACATTTCATTGCAGGGAAAGGGGCTCTCAGGCAAGATCTCTCCGGCCATTGCTGGGCTCAGGCACTTAACGGGGCTCTACTTGCATTATAACTCTCTGTACGGAGAGCTACCAAGAGAAATAGCAAATTTGACTTGGCTGAGTGATTTGTATCTGAATGTAAATAATCTCTCTGGGGAGATACCTCCTGAGGTCGGAAACATAGCCGGTTTACAAG TATTGCAACTTTGTTATAACCAGTTCACGGGAAGCATACCTACACAGCTGGGTTCTCTGAAGAAGTTGAGTGTTCTTGCTCTGCAATATAACAAATTAACTGGAGCAATCCCTGCAAGTTTAGGAGATTTGGGAATGTTAATGAGGATAGACTTGAGATCCAATCACTTATTTGGTTCAATTCCCACAAAGTTGGCCAACGCTCCTTTGCTGGAAGTTCTAGACATTCGAAACAATACTCTCTCTGGCAATGTTCCTCCTG CTTTGAAGAGACTTAACGATGGATTCCTATACCAAAACAACCTTGGCTTATGTGGGATTGGGTTTTCATCTTTGAAAGCTTGTAATGCTTCGGATCATCTCAATCCGAGTAGGTCTGAACCCTATGGACCAGGTGCAACCAACCTGCCGACAAGAGAAAAACCAGAGACAGCAAATGTGCAGTTACATTGCAACCATACTCGGTGCTCAAATCCGTCAAAATCCCAACGATCGTCTGTTGCCGTTGGTGTATTAATTGTGGTAACAATTGCTCTATTGGCTATAGGAATTCTGATCTTCATCCATTATCGCCGCCAGAAACAAAAACTTGGCACCACATATGATACTTCTGCAAACCGTCTTAGTACTGAACAGGTCAAAGGAGTTTACAGGAGGAATGGCTCTCCTCTCATCAGCCTTGAGTACTCCAATGGGTGGGACCCTTTAGCTAATGGTCGACATTTTGGGGGATTAGTGCAAGAAGTCTTCCAGAGCTTTAGGTTCAATTTGGAAGAGGTGGAGTCAGCAACTCAGTACTTCTCAGAGGGGAACTTGTTGCATAAGAGTAACTTTTCTGCAACTTACAAAGGAGTTTTAAGAGATGGGTCCGTTGTTGCTATTAAAAGTATCAGCAAAACTAGCTGCAAGTCAGAGGAGGCTGAGTTTTTGAAGGGATTAAACATTTTGACCTCTTTGAGGCATGATAATTTGGTAAGGTTGAGAGGATTTTGTTGTTCAAGGGGCCGTGGTGAGTGCTTTCTCGTCTATGATTTTGTCCCCAACGGGAGCTTACTGCACTATATTGATGCAAAGGATGATAGCCATGTCCTTGAATGGTCAACAAGAGTTTCTATCATGAAGGGCATTGCCAAAG GTATAGCATATTTACACAGTTACAAAGTGAACAAACCAGCTCTTGTTCACCAAAACATTTCAGCTGAGCATGTGCTCATTGACCAGCGATTTAACCCATTGCTCTCAGATTCGGGCCTGCACAATCTTCTGACCAATGATGTTGTCTTCTCAGCACTCAAGACCAGTGCTGCAATGGGTTATCTAGCTCCTGAATACACCAGTACTGGCAAATTCACTGAGAAAAGCGATGTATATGCATTTGGGGTGCTCGTTTTCCAAGTCCTCTCAGGAAAGCGCAAAGTCACTAGCTCTATTCGTCTTGGTGCAGAGTCGTGCAGACTTCAAGATTTTATTGACCCAAACCTTCATGGCAGGTTCTTTGAATATGAAGCAACAAAGCTTGCAAGGATCGCTTTGCTTTGCACGCTCGAGTCTCCAATTGAGAGGCCATCCATGGAAGCTGTTGTTCAAGAATTGGGTAACTGTAGTAGTTGTCTCTGA
- the LOC122308506 gene encoding protein EXORDIUM-like 3 encodes MLRGCTRRCPAFLAVTVVIILLSLREVIGWRPWPHNRTNAAHDLEFGGSKKYEGSSEFVHLKYHMGPVLTADITVHTIWYGVWERNQKKIIREFINSISAVNSKHPSVSGWWKTVQLYTDQTGANISRTVHLGAEKNDRFYSHGKSLTRLSMQSVIKSAVTAKTKPLPLNPQGGLYLLLTSSDVRVQDFCGQVCGFHYFTFPSIVGYTLPYAWVGNSAKMCPGVCAYPFAVPDYIPGLKPLKSPNGDIGVDGMVSVIAHEIAELATNPLVNAWYAGQDPSFPVEIADLCEGIYGTGGGGSYTGQLFNGADGATFNMNGIRRRFLVQWVWSHVVNYCTGPNALDQ; translated from the coding sequence ATGCTCCGGGGCTGTACTCGCCGGTGTCCGGCGTTTCTCGCCGTCACCGTAGTTAtaattctcctttctctccgTGAGGTGATCGGATGGCGCCCATGGCCCCATAACAGAACCAACGCTGCCCATGATTTAGAGTTCGGAGGCTCCAAGAAATATGAGGGCTCATCCGAGTTCGTCCACTTGAAGTACCATATGGGACCGGTTCTCACCGCTGACATCACAGTCCACACAATCTGGTACGGCGTTTGGGAGAGGAACCAGAAGAAGATCATCCGCGAGTTCATCAACTCCATCTCCGCAGTCAATTCGAAGCACCCCTCTGTCTCGGGTTGGTGGAAGACGGTACAGCTCTACACGGACCAGACCGGCGCCAATATTTCCCGTACGGTACATCTGGGCGCGGAGAAAAACGACCGGTTCTACTCTCACGGGAAGTCGCTCACGCGCTTGTCCATGCAGTCCGTGATTAAGAGCGCCGTCACGGCCAAGACGAAACCTTTGCCGTTGAATCCACAGGGTGGGCTTTACCTCTTACTCACATCTTCCGACGTGCGCGTTCAGGATTTCTGCGGGCAAGTATGTGGGTTCCACTATTTCACATTCCCGTCCATTGTCGGGTATACGCTGCCGTACGCTTGGGTCGGGAACTCGGCGAAAATGTGCCCGGGTGTGTGCGCTTACCCGTTCGCCGTTCCGGATTATATCCCGGGTCTGAAGCCATTAAAGTCACCGAACGGCGACATCGGGGTAGACGGGATGGTGAGTGTGATCGCACACGAGATTGCCGAGCTGGCGACGAACCCGTTGGTGAATGCCTGGTACGCCGGGCAGGACCCAAGCTTCCCGGTGGAGATTGCGGACCTGTGCGAGGGCATCTACGGTACCGGCGGTGGAGGCTCCTACACGGGTCAACTCTTCAACGGCGCGGACGGCGCCACGTTTAATATGAACGGGATCAGACGGCGGTTCTTGGTTCAGTGGGTATGGAGCCATGTGGTTAACTACTGTACCGGTCCTAATGCACTTGATCAGTAg
- the LOC122307658 gene encoding 40S ribosomal protein S20-2-like: MAYALKPPKQQGVDEPQEQIHKIRITLSSKNVKNLEKVCADLVRGAKDKRLRVKGPVRMPTKVLHITTRKSPCGEGTNTWDRFELRVHKRVIDLFSSPDVVKQITSITIEPGVEVEVTIADS; this comes from the exons ATGGCGTACGCATTGAAGCCGCCGAAGCAGCAGGGTGTAGATGAGCCTCAGGAGCAGATTCACAAGATCAGGATCACCCTCTCCTCCAAGAACGTCAAGAACCTCGAGAAAG TTTGTGCGGATTTGGTTCGTGGTGCCAAGGACAAGCGATTGAGGGTTAAGGGACCGGTGAGAATGCCCACCAAGGTTCTGCACATCACCACCAGGAAGTCCCCTTGTGGTGAag GTACCAACACCTGGGATCGATTTGAGCTTCGTGTCCACAAGCGAGTTATTGACCTCTTTAGCTCCCCAGATGTTGTTAAGCAAATTACCTCCATCACTATTGAACCTGGTGTGGAGGTTGAAGTTACCATCGCGGATTCTTAA